In Candidatus Melainabacteria bacterium, the sequence ACAGTCGGTGTTTCAATGCGAGCCGAAACGTCTTCATCGACATGCTTCGCCAGTATCGCACGTCTGCTAATCGGCACAGGTTTGCCGGTCTTGCTCAATGTACCCCAGATTGTTACGTAGTAAATTCCTTCTTTCCCATCTTTATTGATGGGCACTTTACCGTTAAAGGTCAATCCTTCCACCTTAACGCCACCATGAATCGGAATATCCGAAACCGGCTTCGGATCGCTGTTCCCAACACCGCCAGACATCGCGATCAAGGGCGCAGCCAGTGCGACAGGTGGTACGAAAACTCCACCCGCGATGGCAGCGAGCACTCCGGCTGTACGCAAGGCACTCATTGCACCACTGTAGTCTTTGGAAGATTTGGTTGCATATGCGACATAGTCTAACGGAGGGAAATAGGGCAGCGCTTCGTCCGATTCATCAGGAACCGCGGCAAGCCCTTTATTGGCTTCCCAAGCGAGAGTTATGCGATCAAACTGATACGGCTGCATAACCACGCCCTTGATCTCAAGTTTCTCACCAAGTGCGACTTCCTTCGGCAATTCGGGAATAATTCCATGGTTGGTGATGACTTCGGTGACAGCGATGAGTTTATCCTTACCTGGGGTCCAATTGATGCACAAGCCGATGTGAGTTGCATCTTGGTTGAGAATTGCGTCCCGGTCATCTTGCCTGGACATCAGCGTTTTCATGAGTTCGGCAACGGCGGCCCTGGTCGGGGACTTTGAAAAAGTGTCAAGCGTTTTGTTCGACACAATACTTTCCGTCAATGCTCCGGTGCCACCATTGACGGTGTAGCGACGGTCAGGATTCTCACCTTTGAGGTTGGCGTGCGAAATGACGTTCCGCCTGCACAATTCATCATTTTGCTCTTGTGCAAGCTTGTCAGCGAGCGAATCGATTGTCAGCGGTGCCAATCCAGACTTTGAGCGCTCTGAATTTATCAACTCCAGCATAAATTCCTTCATGTCTGCAATTGTTGTGGACTGCTGGTTTTCAGGACGTTGAGCCAGTCCACCGTAATAATCGAATTCAGAAGACGTCGGATCGCCCGTGATGAGAGAATTTCCCAGCGGATTGCCCGGCCAACCGCTGGACGGGAAGCGCAGATTGTCGATGTCGGCTGTGGGCTCATCGTCATTACCCAGCAACGTTTTCTTCAGCTGTTGGGTGCGATCGAACAAGGACATATCGGCAAAACTCTTCTGATAAATTGCAGTTTCCAACTTAGTAAGTCGCTGTT encodes:
- a CDS encoding CAP domain-containing protein; this encodes MKSPGSKYRLRRVIALAALLPYLTTGNLSAAIGASSTKSKFKSKSASLSQPRKASLKATEAKVDSKPRSAVFSKDDSKSGSAVSSKDDSKSGSAVSSKDDSKPGSTVSSKDDSKPATVVPLKVDSKPASSVPSKTNPKDFAPLFAAPEKAQTAPLPTAATSGKSSAPPASAPAPGNGSAQGDNKNAQGDNRNAQGDNKNAQGDNKNAQGDNKNAQSDNRNAQGDNKGPLADSYPSVGRMEHLTFGASYSDSPIEQRLTKLETAIYQKSFADMSLFDRTQQLKKTLLGNDDEPTADIDNLRFPSSGWPGNPLGNSLITGDPTSSEFDYYGGLAQRPENQQSTTIADMKEFMLELINSERSKSGLAPLTIDSLADKLAQEQNDELCRRNVISHANLKGENPDRRYTVNGGTGALTESIVSNKTLDTFSKSPTRAAVAELMKTLMSRQDDRDAILNQDATHIGLCINWTPGKDKLIAVTEVITNHGIIPELPKEVALGEKLEIKGVVMQPYQFDRITLAWEANKGLAAVPDESDEALPYFPPLDYVAYATKSSKDYSGAMSALRTAGVLAAIAGGVFVPPVALAAPLIAMSGGVGNSDPKPVSDIPIHGGVKVEGLTFNGKVPINKDGKEGIYYVTIWGTLSKTGKPVPISRRAILAKHVDEDVSARIETPTVSANSSDSTDNSHDEKDLKEEKKKQKHHKSDN